The Methanophagales archaeon DNA segment ATATACCCCCTGCATCTTTAACATTTCATCTCACCTTTCTTCTTATGTGTTATATATCCTGCTACTCTATTTCGCACCTCTTTACTCTTTATATTCGTGTATTCCTCCACTATCTTCTTATTTCGCTCGAAATCGTCGGTAAATGCGTGTATCTCCTGCAATAATTGCCTTGATAACTTCTTTATATATGTTGGCTTAATCGTACCCACTGCTATTCACCCTCTATTTTTCTCCGTTTCGCTCTCCAGTTCCTCCTCTCCTTTCTCTCTTACGTCACTCACACCTATCATCAAGAATACCGCAGCTGCTAACAGTACTACAATGGGAATTACTCCCAGTATCACAGTTTTCACACCCTCCCGGAAGATGGACAATTGGGGTACTACCAGCATTGCTATTCCCACTACTGCCAGTAAAATTCCCACTAATAGCTCTAAATACGCATTCATCTCTTATAATCACCTCCTCAGGACAAATTCGGCACTTTCTGGCTTGTATTTCCAATTGCTAGGTAATATTCTCTTCCTTACATAATACTTCACAAGTCTTCTTATCTTCGATTCGGTCAACTGCAACGCCCTCCTGTTATGCACATCTTTCTTATTCACTTCAAGATGCTTCCTTATCCTGAGTGCTCTTCGCATCAAATTCTGAAGGTCTTCCGGTATCTCTGGCGCGAGATTTCTCTCTCTCAATATCTCTGTTATCTTCTTACCCACCACCTGCGGCACTCTGGGCACACCATGTCCATCCCGAAGTACTATCCCGATCTCACTTGTTGAGAGACCTCTGTTATACAACTCAATCACTTTCTTCTCCACTTCCTCTGCACTCACATCTATCCATCCAAGTACCGTTGAAGTTGGAGGTCGCTTAGAACCTGCCTTGCCGCGCCGCCTTGCATA contains these protein-coding regions:
- a CDS encoding 30S ribosomal protein S17e — protein: MGTIKPTYIKKLSRQLLQEIHAFTDDFERNKKIVEEYTNIKSKEVRNRVAGYITHKKKGEMKC